One window from the genome of Bubalus kerabau isolate K-KA32 ecotype Philippines breed swamp buffalo chromosome 17, PCC_UOA_SB_1v2, whole genome shotgun sequence encodes:
- the CCDC102A gene encoding coiled-coil domain-containing protein 102A isoform X1: MSHGPSPRLAESPQLSKGSLLTILGSPSPERMGPADSLPPTPPSGTPSPGPPPALPLPPTPALLADGDWESREELRLRELEEARARAAQMEKTMRWWSDCTANWREKWSKVRAERNRAREEVRQLRQRLDALTKELAGARRERQEAQGESEARGRELARLRGARGGVDRTPDGPETEPEREQEPVPVRDVGSGCERPQGSQELELVESLLKSRPEEPEGCWEVRSAGAGAPRGSSGRQERSRLPWEDTTVEEDASKLTALRLRLDESQKVLLKEREDKMALSRNIEKLEGELSQWKIKYEELSKTKQEMLKQLSILKEAHQDELGRMSEDLEDELGARSSMDRKMAELRGEMERLQAENAAEWGRRERLETEKLGLERENKKLRAQVGDLEEALARRRRQTASALDCDLRASQAALFEKNKELADLKHVHGKLKKQFQEKVAELAHANRRVEQHEAEVKKLRLRVEELKKELAQAEDELDEAHNQARKLQRSLDEQTEQSENLQVQLEHVQSRLRRQQQNAPLFGKIRSARFGAEEAGDGASDLDEDEDLQIQVA; the protein is encoded by the exons ATGAGCCACGGGCCGAGCCCCCGGCTGGCCGAGTCCCCGCAGCTGTCCAAGGGCAGCCTCCTGACCATCCTGGGCAGCCCGTCGCCTGAGCGCATGGGGCCGGCCGACTCGCTTCCGCCCACGCCTCCCAGTGGCACGCCCTCGCCAGGGCCGCCACCGGCGCTGCCACTGCCGCCCACGCCCGCACTGCTGGCCGACGGGGACTGGGAGAGCCGTGAGGAGCTGCGGCTGCGGGAGCTGGAGGAGGCGCGCGCGCGGGCGGCGCAGATGGAGAAGACCATGCGCTGGTGGTCAGACTGCACCGCCAATTGGCGCGAAAAGTGGAGCAAGGTGCGCGCCGAGCGCAACCGCGCGCGCGAGGAGGTGCGTCAGCTGCGCCAGCGCCTCGACGCGCTCACCAAGGAGCTGGCGGGGGCTCGGCGCGAGCGCCAAGAAGCGCAGGGCGAGAGCGAGGCGCGGGGCCGCGAGCTGGCGCGGCTGCGGGGCGCCCGGGGAGGCGTGGACAGGACGCCCGATGGGCCCGAGACGGAGCCAGAAAGGGAACAGGAGCCGGTGCCGGTGCGCGACGTGGGATCAGGATGCGAGAGACCGCAGGGCAGCCAG GAGCTGGAGCTGGTGGAGAGCCTGCTGAAGAGCAGACCAGAGGAGCCCGAGGGCTGCTGGGAGGTGCGCAGCGCGGGGGCCGGGGCCCCACGTGGCAGCTCGGGCCGCCAGGAGCGCAGCCGCCTGCCCTGGGAGGACACCACCGTCGAGGAGGATGCCTCCAAGCTGACCGCCCTGCGGCTACGGCTGGATGAGTCCCAGAAGGTGCTGCTCAAGGAACGAGA GGATAAAATGGCACTGAGCAGGAACATCGAGAAGCTGGAGGGAGAGCTCAGCCAGTGGAAGATCAAGTACGAGGAACTGAGCAAGACCAAGCAGGAGATGCTCAAGCAA CTCAGCATACTGAAGGAGGCCCACCAGGACGAGCTGGGCCGCATGTCCGAAGACCTGGAGGATGAGCTGGGTGCGCGTTCCAGCATGGACAGGAAGATGGCGGAGCTGAGGGGCGAG ATGGAGCGGCTGCAGGCGGAGAACGCTGCCGAGTGGGGTCGCCGGGAGCGGCTGGAGACGGAGAAACTGGGTCTGGAGCGGGAGAACAAGAAGCTGCGGGCGCAGGTCGGGGACCTGGAGGAGGCGCTGGCCCGGCGACGGCGGCAGACAGCCAGCGCACTGGACTGCGACCTGCGGGCAAGCCAGGCTGCGCTCTTTGAGAAGAACAAG GAGCTGGCCGACCTCAAGCACGTGCATGGCAAACTGAAGAAGCAGTTCCAGGAGAAGGTGGCGGAGCTGGCCCACGCCAACCGGCGGGTGGAGCAGCACGAGGCCGAGGTGAAGAAGCTGCGGCTGCGAGTGGAAGAGCTCAAGAAGGAGCTAGCCCAGGCTGAGGACGAG TTGGACGAGGCCCATAACCAGGCGCGGAAGCTGCAGCGGTCGCTGGATGAGCAGACGGAGCAGAGCGAGAACCTGCAAGTGCAGCTGGAACACGTGCAGTCCAG
- the CCDC102A gene encoding coiled-coil domain-containing protein 102A isoform X2 — translation MSHGPSPRLAESPQLSKGSLLTILGSPSPERMGPADSLPPTPPSGTPSPGPPPALPLPPTPALLADGDWESREELRLRELEEARARAAQMEKTMRWWSDCTANWREKWSKVRAERNRAREEVRQLRQRLDALTKELAGARRERQEAQGESEARGRELARLRGARGGVDRTPDGPETEPEREQEPVPVRDVGSGCERPQGSQELELVESLLKSRPEEPEGCWEVRSAGAGAPRGSSGRQERSRLPWEDTTVEEDASKLTALRLRLDESQKVLLKEREDKMALSRNIEKLEGELSQWKIKYEELSKTKQEMLKQLSILKEAHQDELGRMSEDLEDELGARSSMDRKMAELRGEMERLQAENAAEWGRRERLETEKLGLERENKKLRAQVGDLEEALARRRRQTASALDCDLRASQAALFEKNKELADLKHVHGKLKKQFQEKVAELAHANRRVEQHEAEVKKLRLRVEELKKELAQAEDELDEAHNQARKLQRSLDEQTEQSENLQVQLEHVQSRVSSSVK, via the exons ATGAGCCACGGGCCGAGCCCCCGGCTGGCCGAGTCCCCGCAGCTGTCCAAGGGCAGCCTCCTGACCATCCTGGGCAGCCCGTCGCCTGAGCGCATGGGGCCGGCCGACTCGCTTCCGCCCACGCCTCCCAGTGGCACGCCCTCGCCAGGGCCGCCACCGGCGCTGCCACTGCCGCCCACGCCCGCACTGCTGGCCGACGGGGACTGGGAGAGCCGTGAGGAGCTGCGGCTGCGGGAGCTGGAGGAGGCGCGCGCGCGGGCGGCGCAGATGGAGAAGACCATGCGCTGGTGGTCAGACTGCACCGCCAATTGGCGCGAAAAGTGGAGCAAGGTGCGCGCCGAGCGCAACCGCGCGCGCGAGGAGGTGCGTCAGCTGCGCCAGCGCCTCGACGCGCTCACCAAGGAGCTGGCGGGGGCTCGGCGCGAGCGCCAAGAAGCGCAGGGCGAGAGCGAGGCGCGGGGCCGCGAGCTGGCGCGGCTGCGGGGCGCCCGGGGAGGCGTGGACAGGACGCCCGATGGGCCCGAGACGGAGCCAGAAAGGGAACAGGAGCCGGTGCCGGTGCGCGACGTGGGATCAGGATGCGAGAGACCGCAGGGCAGCCAG GAGCTGGAGCTGGTGGAGAGCCTGCTGAAGAGCAGACCAGAGGAGCCCGAGGGCTGCTGGGAGGTGCGCAGCGCGGGGGCCGGGGCCCCACGTGGCAGCTCGGGCCGCCAGGAGCGCAGCCGCCTGCCCTGGGAGGACACCACCGTCGAGGAGGATGCCTCCAAGCTGACCGCCCTGCGGCTACGGCTGGATGAGTCCCAGAAGGTGCTGCTCAAGGAACGAGA GGATAAAATGGCACTGAGCAGGAACATCGAGAAGCTGGAGGGAGAGCTCAGCCAGTGGAAGATCAAGTACGAGGAACTGAGCAAGACCAAGCAGGAGATGCTCAAGCAA CTCAGCATACTGAAGGAGGCCCACCAGGACGAGCTGGGCCGCATGTCCGAAGACCTGGAGGATGAGCTGGGTGCGCGTTCCAGCATGGACAGGAAGATGGCGGAGCTGAGGGGCGAG ATGGAGCGGCTGCAGGCGGAGAACGCTGCCGAGTGGGGTCGCCGGGAGCGGCTGGAGACGGAGAAACTGGGTCTGGAGCGGGAGAACAAGAAGCTGCGGGCGCAGGTCGGGGACCTGGAGGAGGCGCTGGCCCGGCGACGGCGGCAGACAGCCAGCGCACTGGACTGCGACCTGCGGGCAAGCCAGGCTGCGCTCTTTGAGAAGAACAAG GAGCTGGCCGACCTCAAGCACGTGCATGGCAAACTGAAGAAGCAGTTCCAGGAGAAGGTGGCGGAGCTGGCCCACGCCAACCGGCGGGTGGAGCAGCACGAGGCCGAGGTGAAGAAGCTGCGGCTGCGAGTGGAAGAGCTCAAGAAGGAGCTAGCCCAGGCTGAGGACGAG TTGGACGAGGCCCATAACCAGGCGCGGAAGCTGCAGCGGTCGCTGGATGAGCAGACGGAGCAGAGCGAGAACCTGCAAGTGCAGCTGGAACACGTGCAGTCCAG agtttcctcatctgtaaaatga